From a region of the Daphnia pulicaria isolate SC F1-1A chromosome 1, SC_F0-13Bv2, whole genome shotgun sequence genome:
- the LOC124343933 gene encoding uncharacterized protein LOC124343933 has translation MPPRRELTREEKDEKNRKAREKRSNEDPEAKEVRLAANREKAKIAREEKRRRLNPEEVQVAKNLNAKKAREGRQAEAPDERALRQRLDAERKRVARANETQVEHEARLHDQRIRQQLLRQEQAEEENRARLLAEAERQAVFRQEEENRARLLAEVERQAVLRQEEENRARLLAEAERQADLRQDEQIRARLQAEAERQAALRQQEAAIILRAMNQRPACDRPRVVLANDAVAERPARQQHQARKRAADDSETPEEQRARLQAQALRKKYLRRDESEAERSARLQDQAVRQKSLRNEESEAEKSSRLCEQALRQNSLRKEESEAERSARLQDQAQRQKSLRNEESEAENSSRLREQTLRQNSLRKEESEAENSSRLREQTLRQNSLRKEESEAEKWARQRAQALRQKNLRTKETELGAANRQLADKVRHEATRSKETPEERLDRAIADNFLHQIHRLEETEQEAAAGREANMEWMAGYRATENEEETADRREEDRLRTELQREHQFEREREEEELRARNALQHAEIVPVETADHEAFLREMHLDRNRAGNRRTHRIACKDIVVEDRVHLLDIGDLTKICAECDAKHFEKEMPKDQKFQRCCGKGKVIIPPPKPCPQPLASLLQNQHPKSKQFMKQIRNYNSAHAFASLGANQSPPPNRGPYCYRIHGQIYHQITPLGPTPNPRYADLYFLDSAQATDYRANIQAMSGCCRILMEELDAMLREKNPYALVYKMMRQVLEEEYVQRQAANLPHYTVGMIITCDRRNVDQRRYNCPTAHEIAVVFKSSDGAPPSNRDIRGHLYIPVRGRRFIQINTQKPMCDPMCYPLLFPNGEDGWHAHMNYNTTSRRERDEAAAMAMIVDEDEEEQIDPLWPNPRVLIREEVAAADGNAEIENERNVEPEPAEADENDDQQPNRNRGPRSRVTQAEFYSSIMSIRGDFNIVLSGGALTQQYFVDSYVKTEGNRIDWLRKHQTELHVERYCGLMDYINNRAERENVEVGTIYILPSSFIGSPRAMKQNYQDAMAIVAKFGKPTFFLTFTCNPKWREITANIANYQTASDRPDMVARVFHLKKKELVDDIEKKQVLGFATAHIEVIEFQKRGLPHCHMLIWIDKRDAPLSPEDMDKTICAEIPDKSLHPRLYAAVMAHMIHGPCGAINKKSPCMDVEGCTKKFPKDFIAGTIINDNGYPTYRRRDTGVKHPLKRGNVVYEVDNRWVVPYNPWLLLKYDCHINLESCASLTSVKYIFKYVYKGHDSGNIETKKGTHQQVEGEDEPTFVWDEITTFLDTRYVSAPEAAWRINKFPLSNRSHVIFRLAVHLPLEQSVFFHPGNEEQAVTNAALKETTLTAFFILNRDNEEARQYFYREIVNHFAFVKVGGRNFWKRRVQNLKIIGRLYTVSVRQIERFCLRLLLINVKGPTSFENLRTVNGVILPTFKAAAAALNLLEDDSVWERTLDDAAAFEMPERLRQLFVDICLFCNPTDALYLFERSLPQLMEDFIRNGHDAEIAKNLTLKFIQDKLLLNNQTMENLSLPVPDFQLIHRLIAAQLEENAEITMREKRRLGELMVSQLNEGQRAAFDQVMAAVNDTENAIPHQYFLDGPGGTGKTFLYNTLITVLQGQGKTVIAVASTGIASTLLIDGTTYHSQFKIYPPITEATRSKIEDGSFLAHLIRSAVLIISDEATMKTNHALSAFNFLFQKLHKNNLPHGGKVLLLGGDFRQCLPVVRHGNRVTVLEVTIRNNDTWPQFRQLRLTQNMRTVAGSQDYADWLIQLGNGTLPTHPKLNIPDMIEIPKEFFNYNRSLVEHVFGDPAQLLDPVVSQKICSRAILCPKNGDCLRINNQIIKDMPGTLHEYRSIDTIDSDDPEEISNYPTEVLNSFDVSGIPTHLLKMKVGAVIILLKNIDSRQGLCNGTRLIIRALRENLIVAEIAAGKNKGHIVYIPRMMMSPTDSDLPVILKRLQFPVLLAFAMTITKSQGQTFDRVGILLPEPVFSHGQLYVAFSRATSKDGVRVEIAESGKQGKLLKNHPTATEEEKKKVFTLNVVFKEVLL, from the exons ATGCCACCGCGTCGCGAATTAACTCGAgaggaaaaagatgagaagaataggaaggctagggaaaaaagaagtaacgaAGACCCGGAGGCTAAGGAAGTGCGATTGGCGGCTAATAGGGAAAAGGCCAAGATCGCTCGTGAAGAGAAGCGACGTCGGCTCAATCCCGAAGAAGTTCAGGTtgccaaaaatttgaatgcgaAAAAGGCTAGGGAAGGGCGTCAGGCAGAGGCACCTGACGAGAGAGCGTTGAGGCAGAGGTTAGATGCTGAGCGGAAGAGAGTCGCCCGTGCTAACGAGACTCAGGTTGAACATGAAGCTAGACTGCATGATCAGCGAATCCGTCAGCAACTCCTTCGACAGGAAcaagcggaagaagaaaatcgtgctcGACTGTTAGCCGAGGCGGAGCGGCAAGCAGTTTttcgtcaagaagaagaaaatcgtgcgcGACTGTTAGCCGAGGTGGAGCGGCAAGCAGTTCttcgtcaagaagaagaaaatcgtgcgcGACTGTTAGCCGAGGCGGAGCGGCAAGCAGATCTTCGTCAAGATGAACAAATTCGAGCTCGATTGCAAGCCGAGGCAGAGCGGCAAGCTGCTCTTCGTCAACAAGAAGCAGCAATTATTCTACGAGCGATGAATCAGAGACCTGCATGTGATCGCCCAAGAGTTGTTCTTGCTAATGATGCTGTGGCAGAGCGTCCGGCAagacaacaacatcaggcaAGAAAGAGAGCTGCTGACGACAGCGAAACTCCCGAAGAACAACGAGCTAGGTTGCAAGCCCAGGCGTTACGGAAGAAATATCTGCGGAGAGATGAATCGGAAGCAGAGAGATCAGCAAGACTTCAAGATCAGGCAGTGAGGCAAAAATCTCTGCGGAACGAGGAGTCTGAAGCAGAGAAAAGTTCTAGACTTTGTGAACAGGCTTTGCGGCAAAATTCTCTGCGGAAAGAGGAATCGGAGGCAGAGAGATCAGCTAGACTTCAAGATCAGGCACAGAGGCAAAAATCTCTGCGGAACGAGGAATCTGAAGCAGAGAATTCTTCAAGACTTCGTGAGCAGACCTTGCGTCAAAATTCTTTGCGGAAAGAGGAATCTGAAGCAGAGAATTCTTCAAGACTTCGTGAGCAGACCTTGCGTCAAAATTCTTTGCGGAAAGAGGAATCTGAAGCAGAGAAGTGGGCTAGACAACGAGCGCAGGCACTACGCCAAAAAAATTTACGAACCAAAGAAACTGAATTAGGTGCAGCTAATAGACAGTTGGCAGACAAAGTTCGACATGAAGCTACCCGTTCTAAAGAAACTCCCGAGGAAAGATTGGATCGCGCTATCGCTGATAACTTTCTTCATCAGATTCATCGTCTCGAAGAAACTGAGCAGGAAGCCGCAGCAGGTCGCGAAGCAAATATGGAATGGATGGCTGGTTACCGAGCAACTGAGAATGAGGAAGAAACAGCTGATAGGCGTGAAGAGGATAGGTTGCGAACAGAGCTACAGCGAGAACATCAATTTGAACGAGAgcgagaagaggaagaactgcGAGCAAGAAATGCGCTTCAACACGCCGAAATTGTTCCCGTTGAAACCGCAGACCACGAAGCTTTTCTTCGTGAGATGCACCTTGATCGCAACCGTGCTGGAAATCGGCGAACGCATCGGATAGCTTGCAAAGACATTGTTGTAGAGGATCGGGTTCATTTGCTTGACATTGGAGATTTGACCAAGATTTGTGCTGAGTGTGAcgccaaacactttgaaaaagagaTGCCAAAAGATCAAAAGTTCCAGCGATGCTGCGGAAAGGGAAAAGTAATTATTCCACCACCAAAGCCATGTCCGCAACCCTTGGCCAGTCTCTTGCAAAATCAGCATCCAAAGTccaagcaattcatgaagcaAATTCGAAACTACAACAGTGCTCACGCTTTTGCTTCGCTTGGAGCAAACCAATCTCCACCACCAAACCGAGGCCCCTACTGCTATCGAATTCATGGCCAGATTTACCATCAAATCACTCCGCTTGGTCCAACACCAAATCCCAGATATGCAGATCTGTATTTTTTGGACTCGGCGCAGGCCACTGATTATAGGGCAAATATCCAGGCAATGTCGGGTTGTTGTAGAATATTGATGGAAGAATTGGACGCTATGCTTCGAGAGAAGAATCCGTACGCCTTGGTTTACAAGATGATGCGCCAAgttcttgaagaagaatacgTTCAACGCCAGGCCGCAAATCTTCCTCACTACACTGTCGGCATGATAATCACTTGTGATAGAAGAAATGTCGACCAGCGGCGCTACAACTGCCCGACGGCCCACGAGATAGCAGTAGTATTCAAAAGCTCTGATGGAGCTCCGCCATCCAACAGAGATATTCGTGGCCATCTCTATATTCCCGTCAGAGGCCGACGTTTCATCCAGATTAACACACAGAAGCCCATGTGTGATCCGATGTGTTATCCTCTGCTATTCCCCAACGGTGAAGATGGTTGGCATGCTCACATGAATTATAACACCACCAGTCGGAGGGAAAGAGATGAAGCAGCAGCAATGGCAATGATTGTTGATGAGGATGAAGAGGAGCAGATTGATCCCCTGTGGCCCAACCCCAGAGTGTTAATTCGTGAAGAAGTCGCCGCAGCAGATGGCAATGCTGAGATTGAAAATGAGCGAAATGTAGAACCGGAACCAGCCGAAGCAGACGAGAACGATGATCAACAACCAAACAGGAACAGAGGCCCACGCTCAAGAGTGACGCAAGCCGAGTTCTACAGTTCAATCATGTCAATCCGCGGTGATTTCAATATCGTTTTGTCCGGGGGTGCCCTCACTCAGCAATATTTTGTCGATTCTTACGTCAAGACCGAGGGGAATCGCATAGATTGGCTCAGAAAACACCAGACAGAGCTGCATGTTGAGCGCTACTGCGGTCTGATGGATTACATCAACAATCGagcggaaagagaaaatgtggaAGTTGGCACTATCTACATTCTCCCTTCGTCCTTCATTGGCAGTCCTCGAGCCATGAAGCAAAATTATCAAGACGCGATGGCAATTGTTGCCAAATTTGGaaaaccaactttttttttgacgtTTACTTGCAATCCCAAGTGGAGAGAAATTACGGCAAATATTGCGAACTATCAGACAGCTTCTGATCGTCCCGATATGGTCGCACGAGTCTTccacttgaagaaaaaagagttggtcgACGACATCGAGAAAAAGCAAGTTTTGGGTTTCGCCACAGCTCATATCGAAGTCATCGAATTTCAAAAACGCGGTCTTCCTCATTGCCACATGCTGATCTGGATCGATAAGAGAGATGCCCCTTTATCACCAGAAGATATGGACAAGACCATTTGTGCGGAAATTCCCGACAAGTCCCTCCATCCAAGACTCTACGCCGCTGTTATGGCTCACATGATCCACGGCCCGTGTGGAGCCATCAACAAAAAGTCTCCTTGCATGGATGTTGAAGGGTGCACCAAAAAGTTTCCGAAAGATTTCATCGCAGGAACCATCATCAACGACAACGGCTATCCGACTTATAGAAGAAGAGACACTGGAGTTAAACATCCGTTGAAAAGAGGGAATGTCGTCTATGAAGTAGACAACAGATGGGTTGTGCCTTATAACCCTTGGTTGCTGCTGAAATATGACTGTCATATAAACCTCGAATCCTGCGCTTCACTCACcagtgtcaaatacatctttaAGTACGTGTACAAAGGCCATGACAGCGGAAACATTGAGACAAAAAAGGGAACGCATCAGCAAGTTGAAGGTGAAGATGAGCCGACATTCGTGTGGGACGAAATCACTACTTTTTTGGACACGCGTTACGTCAGCGCACCAGAAGCCGCCTGGAGAATCAATAAGTTTCCCCTCAGCAATCGTTCCCATGTCATCTTCCGACTTGCCGTACATCTTCCATTGGAACAGTCCGTCTTTTTCCACCCGGGCAACGAGGAACAAGCAGTCACCAACGCCGCTTTGAAAGAAACGACTTTAACTGCTTTTTTCATCTTGAACCGAGATAATGAAGAAGCGAGGCAGTATTTTTACCGAGAGATTGTCAACCATTTTGCTTTCGTCAAGGTTGGTGGCCGTAATTTCTGGAAGCGACGAGTTCAAAATCTCAAAATCATTGGCCGATTGTACACGGTGAGCGTCCGTCAAATTGAGCGATTCTGCCTGCGCTTGCTCCTCATTAACGTCAAAGGACCTACCAGTTTTGAAAATCTTCGAACAGTCAACGGTGTAATTTTACCGACGTTTAAAGCAGCCGCCGCTGCCTTAAATTTGTTGGAAGATGACAGCGTTTGGGAGAGGACGCTGGACGATGCGGCCGCCTTTGAAATGCCAGAACGATTGCGACagctttttgttgacatttgtcTGTTTTGCAATCCTACGGATGCTCTTTATCTCTTTGAGCGATCTTTACCTCAGCTAATGGAAGATTTTATTCGTAATGGTCACGACGCCGAAATAGCAAAAAACTtgactttgaaatttattcaagACAAGCTACTTCTCAATAATCAAACGATGGAAAATCTCTCATTGCCTGTTCCTGATTTTCAGCTTATTCATCGTCTTATCGCGGCTCAACTCGAAGAAAATGCTGAAATTACtatgagagagaagagaagattgGGTGAATTGATGGTTAGTCAGTTGAACGAAGGTCAACGGGCTGCCTTCGATCAAGTCATGGCTGCCGTCAACGATACTGAAAATGCAATTCCGCATCAGTATTTCTTGGATGGCCCTGGAGGAACGGGGAAGACGTTCCTGTACAACACTCTCATCACCGTACTGCAGGGACAAGGGAAAACAGTGATCGCCGTTGCGTCTACCGGCATCGCTTCTACGTTGTTGATTGACGGCACAACGTATCATTCCCAATTCAAGATTTACCCTCCAATTACTgaagcgaccagatcaaaaATCGAAGATGGTAGCTTCCTCGCCCATTTGATCAGAAGTGCAGTTCTCATCATTTCTGACGAAGCCACCATGAAGACAAATCACGCCCTTAGTGCTTTCAATTTCCTGTTCCAAAAGTTGCACAAGAACAATCTTCCTCACGGTGGTAAAGTGCTCCTTCTTGGTGGCGATTTTCGTCAGTGTTTACCGGTCGTCCGACACGGAAACAGGGTGACAGTGCTGGAAGTCACTATCCGAAACAATGACACTTGGCCTCAGTTTCGACAACTTCGTCTGACTCAAAATATGCGTACCGTGGCCGGCAGTCAAGACTACGCCGATTGGCTCATTCAGCTTGGAAACGGAACTCTACCGACGCATCCAAAATTGAACATCCCCGATATGATTGAAATTCctaaagaatttttcaattataacCGGAGTTTAGTCGAGCACGTCTTTGGTGATCCTGCTCAACTGTTAGATCCCGTCGTATCTCAAAAAATATGCAGTCGCGCTATTCTTTGTCCGAAAAACGGCGATTGCTTACGAATCAACAATCAGATCATCAAAGACATGCCCGGTACGCTTCATGAGTACAGAAGCATCGATACCATCGACTCTGACGACcctgaagaaatttcaaattacccAACCGAAGTTCTCAACTCCTTTGACGTCTCCGGAATTCCCACCCATTTGCTGAAAATGAAAGTGGGAGCCGTCATCATTCTTCTGAAGAATATCGATTCGCGTCAGGGACTTTGCAATGGGACCCGGCTCATCATCAGGGCGCTTAGAGAAAATCTGATCGTTGCAGAAATTGCTGCTGGAAAAAACAAGGGGCACATCGTCTACATCCCGCGGATGATGATGTCCCCAACTGATTCGGATCTTCCAGTCATCCTCAAGAGGCTCCAGTTTCCCGTTTTGTTGGCGTTTGCGATGACCATCACAAAGTCACAGGGCCAAACGTTTGATCGGGTCGGAATATTACTTCCAGAACCCGTCTTCAGTCATGGCCAGCTGTATGTGGCCTTCTCCAGAGCTACATCGAAAGAcg GAGTCCGAGTCGAGATTGCTGAGTCTGGGAAGCAAGGCAAGCTTCTCAAAAATCATCCGACAGCcaccgaagaagaaaagaaaaaggtgttTACTTTAAATGTTGTCTTTAAAGAAGTTTTATTGTAA
- the LOC124344031 gene encoding uncharacterized protein LOC124344031 has product MPNSDLLVASPPVSLSPQVVVRDGIPNSDLPVVSPPVSLSPQVVVPEENPLGDDEVDGVLASMDMDFNTPPSSPPVSFLQSWTISEFQRIEDRRRSNLLRGVQLKTRHEKFKKNRQNAEAALERSKRNEAWAKKELASFRSKMCKDEAEAQRMFGDVI; this is encoded by the exons ATGCCCAACTCTG ATTTGCTTGTTGCTTCTCCCCCCGTTTCTTTGTCTCCTCAAGTGGTTGTCCGTGATGGAATACCCAATTCTG aTTTGCCTGTTGTTTCTCCCCCCGTCTCTTTGTCTCCTCAAGTGGTTGTCCCTGAAGAAAATCCACTGGGTGATGACGAAGTTGACGGGGTTTTAGCATCCATGGATATGGATTTCAATACCCCGCCGTCTTCCCCACCTGTCTCCTTTCTTCAATCTTGGACGATTTCAGAATTTCAGAGGATTGAAGATAGGAGAAGATCCAATCTATTACGTGGAGTGCAGCTGAAAACTCGGCacgaaaaatttaagaaaaaccgACAGAA tgcTGAAGCTGCTTTGGAAAGATCTAAGCGGAATGAGGCATGGGCCAAAAAGGAGCTGGCCTCATTCCGCTCCAAAATGTGCAAGGATGAAGCTGAGGCACAGAGAATGTTTGGAGATGTGAtttag